In a genomic window of Flavobacterium sp. KACC 22761:
- a CDS encoding TonB-dependent receptor, giving the protein MKNRLSLLLILALLALLQTTGYAQNKVVKGTITDAAGLPIPGANVLIKGTKQGTSTDFDGKYSISANTGQVLVFSSTGSKTVERTVSTSSEINVKLVEEVSQLNEIVVVGYGTAKKSDVTGSVSTISAEKLMNRPVASATEALQGKIAGVDVTTNERPGSVGTVRIRGNRSLTASNDPLYVVDGVPLMSASAIETLNPRDIESMDILKDASATAIYGSRGANGVIIVTTKQGKSGRFTLNYTGTVTTSEIVDRSPSMSAEDFITYRRWAAYNLDPTKYANPATPTLANDKLIFDSALDGQTSRDNVLKGWASGTWDASKVTNTDWTKYVTQGGVSTEHVISASGGSEKVNTYGSVGYLDNQGTQKGQWYKRYTAKLTSNITPVDWFKMTASFNVSWSEQDYGMSTLSARSGTAPDAIYGAAKQIYNIAVPYDANGNLIINPGGESGVYTIMDEWNKSTQQSQTMRVLGNFSANLDFGKMTKSLEGLTYKLNFGPDFRSWREGVYIDGTSSLKVNSNGSAGTNFARLSNRRDFSWTVDNIINYDRTFAAKHKVGMTLLQTASSWNIENSQMSANNIPKPSFLWNAMGSVDATNAANNARMSSGLTERAISSYMARANYGYDNRYLLTVSGRWDGVTQLSEGHKWDFFPSAALAWRINNEEFLKNVDWIKNLKLRLGFGTSGNSSVDPYGTLGNISQIFLPFNGQSNAIGFTTNEPYYTANQTGMPNKNLGWEKTTQYNLGLDFSFLNNRISGVIDAYKSDTKDLLLRVDIPPVSGYPYIVSNIGETKNHGVEVTLNLIPIQTGTGFTWETNLNAAFQKDEIVSLANGAQDMVSNSWFIGQSIAVRYGYDNDGLWQNTPEDLAEMAKWNANGYKFTPGNVRPKDQNGDYKMDATDRVVVGNSNPRWTGGWNNSFTYKGFDLGINIIGRTGYTASLGGEALTAHANQRETDYWTPDNPDAEFQKPILGQATSGSADPFSGLLGFQKASFVKIRNISLGYNLSKDVANKIGLANMKFYVQAVNPGSIYQSLKWYDFDTERTYFNRSYVMGIEVGF; this is encoded by the coding sequence ATGAAAAATAGACTTAGTCTTTTGCTTATTTTGGCCTTGCTTGCATTACTGCAGACAACAGGTTATGCGCAAAACAAAGTGGTTAAAGGTACAATCACTGATGCGGCCGGACTGCCTATTCCAGGAGCAAATGTACTTATTAAAGGAACAAAGCAGGGAACTAGCACTGATTTTGACGGAAAATATTCTATTAGCGCTAATACTGGGCAAGTATTGGTTTTCTCGTCAACTGGTTCTAAAACTGTTGAAAGAACTGTAAGTACTTCTTCAGAAATTAATGTAAAACTTGTTGAAGAAGTGTCTCAGCTTAATGAGATTGTAGTTGTTGGTTATGGAACTGCAAAAAAATCTGATGTAACGGGATCAGTTTCTACTATATCTGCTGAGAAATTAATGAATAGACCTGTTGCAAGTGCGACTGAAGCTTTACAAGGTAAAATTGCCGGAGTTGATGTAACAACAAACGAGCGTCCGGGAAGTGTTGGTACCGTACGTATTCGTGGTAATCGATCTTTGACTGCAAGTAATGATCCTTTGTATGTTGTTGATGGAGTGCCATTAATGTCTGCATCTGCAATTGAAACTTTAAATCCAAGAGATATTGAATCTATGGATATTCTTAAAGATGCTTCAGCAACAGCTATTTATGGATCTCGTGGTGCAAATGGGGTTATTATCGTAACAACTAAACAAGGAAAATCTGGTAGATTTACTTTGAATTATACTGGTACAGTAACTACTTCTGAAATTGTTGATAGATCACCATCAATGAGTGCTGAAGATTTTATTACTTACAGACGTTGGGCTGCATACAATCTTGATCCAACTAAATATGCTAATCCAGCAACACCTACGCTTGCAAATGATAAATTAATTTTTGACAGTGCATTAGACGGCCAAACATCAAGAGATAATGTATTGAAAGGATGGGCAAGCGGTACATGGGATGCTTCTAAAGTAACGAACACAGATTGGACTAAATATGTAACTCAAGGTGGAGTTAGTACAGAACATGTTATTAGTGCAAGTGGAGGTTCTGAAAAAGTGAATACATATGGTTCTGTTGGATATTTAGATAATCAAGGTACTCAAAAAGGACAATGGTATAAGCGATATACTGCAAAATTGACTTCAAATATTACTCCAGTTGATTGGTTTAAAATGACTGCTTCTTTTAATGTTTCGTGGAGTGAGCAAGATTATGGAATGTCGACTTTAAGTGCAAGAAGTGGTACAGCACCAGATGCAATTTATGGGGCTGCTAAACAAATTTACAACATTGCTGTTCCTTATGATGCAAATGGCAATTTGATTATTAATCCAGGTGGTGAATCAGGTGTTTACACGATCATGGATGAATGGAATAAAAGTACACAACAATCTCAAACAATGCGTGTCTTAGGTAATTTTTCTGCTAATTTAGATTTTGGTAAAATGACAAAATCATTAGAAGGACTTACTTATAAATTAAACTTTGGACCAGATTTCCGTAGCTGGAGAGAAGGTGTTTACATAGATGGAACATCATCTTTGAAAGTGAATTCAAATGGTAGTGCTGGTACAAATTTTGCCCGCCTTTCAAACCGTCGTGATTTTTCATGGACTGTAGATAACATCATTAACTACGATCGCACATTTGCCGCTAAGCATAAAGTTGGTATGACTTTATTACAGACAGCATCATCTTGGAATATAGAAAACTCTCAAATGAGTGCTAATAATATTCCTAAGCCTTCATTCTTATGGAATGCAATGGGTTCAGTAGATGCTACAAATGCGGCTAATAATGCACGTATGAGTTCAGGTCTTACAGAACGTGCTATTAGTTCTTATATGGCTCGTGCAAATTATGGTTATGACAATCGTTATTTATTGACAGTATCAGGACGTTGGGATGGAGTTACGCAATTATCTGAGGGACACAAATGGGACTTTTTCCCTTCTGCGGCCTTAGCTTGGCGTATCAACAACGAGGAATTCTTGAAAAATGTTGATTGGATTAAAAACTTAAAACTTCGTTTAGGTTTTGGTACTTCTGGTAACTCTTCTGTTGATCCTTATGGAACTTTAGGGAATATTAGCCAAATTTTCCTTCCTTTTAATGGTCAAAGCAATGCTATAGGTTTTACTACTAATGAACCTTATTATACAGCTAATCAAACTGGAATGCCAAATAAAAACTTAGGTTGGGAAAAAACTACTCAATACAATCTTGGTCTTGATTTTAGTTTCTTGAATAACAGAATTAGCGGTGTAATTGATGCATATAAATCTGATACTAAAGATTTATTATTAAGAGTAGATATACCACCAGTATCTGGATATCCATACATTGTTTCGAACATTGGTGAAACAAAAAATCATGGGGTTGAAGTAACGCTTAATCTTATTCCAATTCAAACTGGTACAGGATTTACTTGGGAGACTAATTTGAATGCTGCATTCCAAAAAGATGAAATCGTTTCGTTGGCAAATGGTGCACAAGACATGGTAAGCAACTCTTGGTTTATTGGACAATCGATCGCTGTTCGTTACGGTTACGATAATGATGGTCTTTGGCAAAACACACCAGAAGATCTTGCTGAGATGGCTAAATGGAATGCTAATGGTTACAAATTTACACCAGGTAACGTAAGACCTAAAGATCAAAATGGCGATTACAAAATGGATGCTACTGATCGTGTAGTTGTTGGTAACAGCAATCCTCGTTGGACAGGAGGATGGAATAACAGTTTCACTTATAAAGGTTTTGATTTAGGAATCAATATCATCGGACGTACAGGTTACACGGCGTCTTTAGGAGGAGAAGCTTTGACAGCACATGCTAACCAACGTGAAACGGATTACTGGACTCCAGATAATCCAGATGCTGAATTCCAAAAACCAATTTTAGGTCAGGCAACTTCAGGTTCAGCAGATCCTTTTTCTGGACTACTTGGTTTCCAAAAAGCATCATTCGTGAAAATTCGTAATATTTCTTTGGGTTATAATTTATCTAAAGATGTTGCAAATAAAATTGGATTGGCAAACATGAAATTTTATGTTCAAGCTGTAAATCCAGGAAGTATCTACCAATCTTTAAAATGGTATGATTTTGATACTGAAAGAACATATTTCAATCGCAGCTATGTAATGGGCATTGAAGTTGGTTTCTAA